GGTTCCAAACTTGGGTGGCCGTCGTCTGGAGCGGCGCTGTCGAGCCCACTGATCCACGACTGCGTGATTCGAACCTGCGCGTTATCCACTGCAACAGCAGCTGTCAGTTTCTCTTTCAGGCCAACCTCTTGAGGCAAGAACCTTTCCCAACACTCTGAGGCTAAATTCGGAAAATGCATATGCATAATTCCGTGTGCCCTGACCCAGGACACGACATTGCACGACCAAACTTGAAACAAGCAATGGTAGAGAGAACAGGAAATGCCGCACATCCGCGACAGCAGGAACTCCTGGACCAATTTGCGTGCACTATTTGAGAAAGATAGTGACAGGCTCCAAAACCACTACGGGCGACTCCGATACCGGCGGAGAAGCAATGCCGCATTGTGGCCACCAAACCCCAAAGTATCCGTGAGAACAGCctagaaaaaaaaacagaaaacatAGAGAGAACGGTTCAGCCGCATATGCAACGATGCTCCGAAAATTTAGTGTCTCTATGCCTTTCATATGCACATTAACAGTGCGCAAGCGCTACTACGGATGATCGCTTAACTCTAATTGCATCACTACCACAGACATTTTGATGTCAATTGAATCAGGGGTGTACCGATGGGCTAGCGTGTACGAACGCACCTGCGTAGAGTACGGTAGACTGACAGCAGCCCGACCACTATCGTACGCAAGCACCGTTTGCCCTTCGTTAATATGAAGGGTAAGTTATTCAGAAATACGCGCCCGCACACAAGAGGCTTTCCTGGCACAATGCAATACGCTGGCTGAAGGTTGGTACACGGTTCACGCTCTCACGTGTATTCCCCGCGTTGAGAGAGCTCTCCGCGTCCGGCTATGTGCTACTTGAAATACCGGCAGCCCCCCATACGGTCGAGCACCTTCGCCGCTTCGTATTTCTCACCTCAAAGGGCGTCGGTGATGTGTACGCTTTGTTTGGAACATAGTTCAAGTCACAGTCCGGATCTGCCTCTTCTTGGTTGATGGTCGGAGGCACAATGCCTGTTTCCAAGACCTTCGCGGAGACGCATGCTTCAATGCCTCCGGTCGCGCCTAAGCAGTGACCTGTCATACTCTGTATACGCACAAGACGCCAGGCACATGGGGACGCCTCGTGAAAATATCCGTACACTGTCCGCGCCGAGCACTAGATTGAAACTTCCCATCCAAGAGCAACCCTTTCGTGAAGCCGGACGGATGTGTCATCGGTTACCTTTGTTGATGATATCAGGAGACGCCTGGCCTGCTCGTCTCCAAACACTTTTTTAAAGGCAGCAGTCTCAATGCGGTCGTTCATCGGAGTTGATGTGCCGTGTGCATTGATGTAGCCAATGTCTCGCTTGTCGATGCCTCTGCAAACAGCCAGACAGGAAGATTCCATGTTGAGCCTGCGCTCAGTGCTTCCGCGGGGGCGCCCCGCCCACGGCACCGCGCACGCTGCCCCACTGGGTAGGAACTCTTGCGTACCCGCCCTCCGAAAAATGTACAAAAATGTAAAGAACCTCGTTTTATGAGTTCCCTTGTCGGCATGTAAACAGTGCTAGTTCCGACTCTTCGCACTTTTCAGCCTGTTTCCGACACGATCGCGCTCGACAGAGACCGCAACTACTGCGTTATGGAGCACTCATGACTGCAGAACAAGAATGGGAATGGACTACCGCTACACTCAGCCCTCACGTTCCGAGCAGGACGAATTCATTTCCAGCGCTGCGTCggagcgcagcgcagctgctccCACCAGTGGGGCTTACGCGTCTGCGATCGCCTTCTGAAGACACTGGGCGAGACCAGAGCCGtcaggcgctggagccgTGATGTGATGGGCGTCACACGTGGCTCCATATCCGGCAACTTCGCCATAAATTTTGGGTGCCCCGCGTCGCAATGCATGCTCCTCCGTCTCGAGCACCATAATGCTGCAGAAAACGCCGTAAGAGGgggcgtgtgcgcgtgtgtgccACAAGACGCATGCACACCAGATTTGTCCGAGGAGAAGCCCCACAAAAGCGCATCCAAGTGTCGCTGTGTGCCCATGCAGATGAACGGGTCTGTCTGCACGTCTACCTGTGCAATGTGGGTGACGGAAGAAGGTCGCTGAGCTTGTGAATCCGGGACCCCCTTGTTACGTAGACGCGTAGCGTGGCTCAGCGCAAAGCAGCATTACAGAAGAACTGCACTCGGGATGGCCCGGCCCAGTCGCAACAGAGCGCTGGCCTTGAGCGCGAATCAAGTGACTGCGAGAGCGAATACACACGTAcccagcgccttcgcccATGACGAAACCTGCACGCTTCTTGTCGAACGGTCTGGAAGCCCGTTTCGGGTCGTCGTTGAATCCTTGGGCCATGGCCTTGAGCGCATTAAATCCAGCGAAACTAAGCGGCGTTATGGACGCCTCAGCCCCACCGCATATCATGACGTCCGCTTCGCCCATCTGCAGGTACCGgagcgcgacgcctgcggcgtgccCGGATGTCGCACACGCCGACACTGCGCCATGGTTCGGTCCCTTGGCGCCGGTTTCGATTGCCAGGATGCCTGACGCGGTGTTCTGACGGGAAAGCGAAGAAACACCAGCAAAACACGAGCGGTGGAGGGCCCATACAGAATGGTAGGGAGAGCTGTTCAAAGCAACGTGACCCTCCAAAGCTACACGCCAGTCTTCACGCTCGTGCGGATGAGTACATCCGCTGCTTTGTTTGATGGCACTGAATTGGAAGGAGCTTACGGCAATCATAGCGGGGATGAGAAAAGGCGACACGCGTCGAGGTCCTCTCTCATGCAGAACCCGTGTCTCTTGCTCCATGGTCTCGAGCCCGCCGATACCGCTTCCCACCACAATGCCAAACCGCTCAGCGTCTACGTGTGGCGCTCTCGGGGACAAACCTGGAAGCAAACAACACAACAGACGGACCAGAGGGTGAAACACACTTCAAATCAACACTTGTCACCAGCGACAGGGCAGAAATGCCTGCCCAGCGCGGCTTCGCTAATACACCAGCCAGAAGGCGTTCATTCCCGCGTAATGATTTTGCTGTTTCTGGAAGCGTTGTGTCCTCTGCTCACAGTCCTATTCGCTACCTAGTGGAAGCCGGTACCGCATGAGCACACCACCCCCATATTTCCTTCGAAAAAGTCGGGTCGGAAAAAGAGGCTACTAGTACCCGTGGAGCTGTCTGGTAATGCTTACCAGCATCTTCCATCGCCAACCGAGCGGCAGCAACTGCAAAATGAGTATAGCGGTCATTTCGCTTTACTTCTTTGGCATCGGTGAAGTATGCTTTAGGGTCGAACTTGTCGTTGGAC
The Besnoitia besnoiti strain Bb-Ger1 chromosome VIII, whole genome shotgun sequence genome window above contains:
- a CDS encoding putative 3-oxoacyl-acyl-carrier protein synthase I/II (encoded by transcript BESB_082780), which translates into the protein MTAVMSWPSVHAGADHIRRARKYGAAAQHRLFMAALLQEPEATSDPERRDTKTVLLLQFPTKNMTVRDPAGAQFTATFDFCEELQYSHSWLPSGAQSFSVPGFVSYTPPSLASPRHSAPNPSLAKGPNLAASRRGLLGLRSRSAEQGGRTERSQRTRQAGDGLSSLRSTAGACGPGTKPRIVCTGLGVVSGVGIGIDEFWRNLIAGTNVIDKVTRFDPTGMSCQIGCEVSNDKFDPKAYFTDAKEVKRNDRYTHFAVAAARLAMEDAGLSPRAPHVDAERFGIVVGSGIGGLETMEQETRVLHERGPRRVSPFLIPAMIANTASGILAIETGAKGPNHGAVSACATSGHAAGVALRYLQMGEADVMICGGAEASITPLSFAGFNALKAMAQGFNDDPKRASRPFDKKRAGFVMGEGAGIMVLETEEHALRRGAPKIYGEVAGYGATCDAHHITAPAPDGSGLAQCLQKAIADAGIDKRDIGYINAHGTSTPMNDRIETAAFKKVFGDEQARRLLISSTKSMTGHCLGATGGIEACVSAKVLETGIVPPTINQEEADPDCDLNYVPNKAYTSPTPFEAVLTDTLGFGGHNAALLLRRYRSRP